From a region of the Synchiropus splendidus isolate RoL2022-P1 chromosome 12, RoL_Sspl_1.0, whole genome shotgun sequence genome:
- the myo6a gene encoding myosin VIa isoform X2, producing MEDGKPVWAPHPTDGFQLGTIVDIGADSLTIEPLKQKGKTFLAPINQVFPAEDDVNKHVEDNCSLMYLNEATLLNNVKVRYSKDKIYTFVANILIAVNPYYDIPKLYSPDTIRQYQGRSLGTLPPHVYAIADKAYRDMKVLKMSQSIIVSGESGAGKTENTKFVLRYLTTSYGTGQDIDERIVEANPLLEAFGNAKTVRNNNSSRFGKFVEIHFNEKNAVVGGFVSHYLLEKSRICRQGPEERNYHIFYRLCAGAPEDIRQKFHLSSPDTFRYLNRGCTRFFASKDTDKKILQNQKSPEHLKSGPLKDPLLDDHGDFNRMSVAMKKIGLDDTEKLDLFRVVAGVLHLGNIDFEEAGSTSGGCNIRNHSDQTLEYCAELLGLDEDGLRSSLTSRVMQTTAGGAKATAIKVPLKVEQANNARDALAKAIYSRLFDHVVTRVNQCFPFQSSANFIGVLDIAGFEYFEHNSFEQFCINYCNEKLQQFFNERILKEEQELYQREGLGVNEVHYVDNQDCIDLVEAKLVGILDILDEESRLPQPSDQHFTDTVHSKHKDHFRLTVPRKSKLTVHRNVRDDEGFIIRHFAGAVCYETTQFVEKNNDALHMSLEWLVSESRDKFVQKLFENCNNSRGAKQKAGKLGFISVGNKFKTQLNILLDKLRSTGSSFIRCIKPNLKMVSHQFEGAQILSQLQCSGMVSVLDLMQGGFPSRAPFHELYNMYQKYMPPKLTRLDPRLFCKALFKALGLNENDYKFGLTRVFFRPGKFAEFDQIMKSDPDHLAELVKKVNKWLIHSRWKKVQWCALSVIKLKNKILYRTGACIVMQKTVRMWLCRKKHKPRIDGLVKVRHLKTRMGRFTEVVSGLKEGKQEVTKQIQELEAAIDALVVKIKTTMMSRLDIDQDHQALVRRSEQLLTALQNKKKEEEERERLRRIQEEMERERKRREEEERLRKQEEEERRLKAEMEVKRKQEEEERKRREDEERRIQAEMELQLQVEREEEVARQAVLEQERRDRELALRIAQSEAELIPDESPSDGGGLRSNGSSVPSSPEKAAFAGRTKLKSLTMEEMAKEMTELLARGPQVQASKAAAGAKKYELSKWKYAELRDAINTSCDIELLAACREEFHRRLKVYHAWKSKNKKRNAEADQRAPKSITDYAQQNPAPPVPARQYEVAMNRQQRYFRIPFIRPSDQYKDQQNKKKGWWYAHFDGPWIARQMELHPDKHPVLLVAGKDDMEMCELSLEETGLSRKRGAEILPRQFEEVWERCGGIQYLRSAIESRQARPTYATAMLQGMFK from the exons ATGGAGGACGGGAAGCCGGTGTGGGCGCCGCACCCGACGGACGGGTTCCAGCTGGGAACCATCGTGGACATCGGCGCGGACAGCCTCACCATCGAGCCTCTGAAGCAGAAGGGAAAG ACCTTCCTGGCTCCCATCAACCAGGTGTTTCCTGCCGAGGACGACGTCAACAAGCATGTGGAGGACAACt GTTCTCTCATGTACCTGAATGAAGCAACACTGCTCAACAATGTTAAGGTTCGATACAGTAAAGACAAGATCTAT ACGTTTGTGGCCAATATCCTCATCGCCGTCAACCCGTACTACGACATCCCCAAACTCTACTCGCCCGACACCATCCGGCAGTACCAGGGCCGCTCGCTGGGCACGCTGCCGCCGCACGTCTATGCCATTG CTGACAAGGCCTACAGGGACATGAAGGTTCTGAAGATGAGTCAGTCCATCATCGTCTCCGGGGAGTCGGGGGCAGGGAAGACGGAAAACACCAAGTTTGTTCTGAG GTACCTGACCACCTCGTACGGGACGGGCCAGGACATCGACGAGCGCATCGTGGAAG CCAACCCTCTGCTGGAAGCTTTCGGGAACGCCAAGACGGTCcggaacaacaacagcagccgcTTTGGCAAGTTTGTGGAGATCCACTTCAACGAGAAG AACGCAGTGGTCGGAGGGTTCGTGTCCCACTACCTGCTGGAGAAGTCCAGAATCTGCCGCCAGGGTCCAGAGGAGAGGAACTACCACATCTTCTACCGTCTGTGTGCCGGAGCTCCTGAAGACATCCGGCAGAAGTTCCACTTGAGCTCCCCGGACACCTTCAGG TACCTGAACCGAGGCTGCACTCGCTTCTTCGCCTCCAAGGACACAGACAAGAAGATCCTGCAGAACCAGAAGAGCCCCGAG CACCTGAAGTCTGGCCCGCTCAAGGACCCGTTGCTGGATGACCACGGCGACTTCAACCGCATGAGTGTGGCCATGAAGAAGATCGGTCTGGACGACACAGAGAAGCTGGACCTGTTCCGGGTGGTGGCTGGAGTCCTGCACCTCGGGAACATCGACTTTGAGGAGGCAGGGAGCACCTCAG GTGGTTGCAACATCCGGAACCACTCGGACCAGACGCTGGAGTACTGTGCCGAACTGCTGGGCCTGGATGAGGACGGCCTGAGGAGTAGTCTGACCAGCCGGGTCATGCAGaccacagcagggggcgccaaagCCACTGCCATCAA GGTGCCACTGAAGGTGGAGCAGGCCAACAACGCCCGGGACGCTCTGGCCAAGGCCATCTACAGCCGCCTCTTTGACCACGTGGTGACCCGGGTCAACCAGTGCTTCCCCTTCCAGTCCTCGGCCAACTTCATCGGAGTCCTGGACATTGCCGGCTTCG agTACTTTGAGCACAACAGCTTCGAGCAGTTCTGCATCAACTACTGTAACGAGAAGCTGCAGCAGTTCTTCAACGAGAGGATCCTCAAGgag GAGCAAGAGCTGTACCAGCGTGAGGGTCTGGGGGTCAACGAGGTCCACTATGTGGACAACCAGGACTGCATCG ACCTGGTGGAAGCCAAGCTGGTGGGCATCCTGGACATCCTGGACGAAGAGAGCCGTCTGCCGCAGCCCAGCGACCAGCACTTCACAGACACCGTCCACAGCAAGCACAAGGACCACTTCCGCCTGACG GTGCCCAGAAAGTCCAAGCTGACCGTCCACAGGAACGTGAGGGACGATGAGGGATTCATCATCCGACACTTCGCTGGAGCCGTCTGCTACGAAACG ACCCAGTTTGTGGAGAAGAACAACGACGCGCTGCACATGTCTCTGGAGTGGCTGGTCAGTGAGTCCCGGGACAAGTTTGTGCAGAAGCTCTTTGAGAACTGCAACAACAGCCGCGGAGCCAAGCAGAAGGCCGGAAAGCTGGGCTTCATCAGCGTCGGCAACAAGTTCAAG ACCCAGCTCAACATTCTGCTGGACAAACTCCGCAGCACT GGCTCCAGCTTCATCCGCTGCATCAAGCCGAACCTGAAGATGGTCAGCCACCAGTTTGAAGGCGCCCAGATTCTGTCCCAGCTTCAGTGTTCGG GCATGGTGTCGGTTCTGGACCTGATGCAGGGCGGCTTCCCATCCCGGGCCCCCTTCCACGAGCTCTACAACATGTACCAGAAATACATGCCGCCAAAACTGACCCGGCTGGACCCGAGGCTCTTCTGCAAG GCTCTCTTCAAAGCGCTGGGACTCAACGAGAACGACTACAAGTTCGGTCTGACCCGGGTCTTCTTCCGGCCCGGAAAG TTCGCTGAGTTCGACCAGATCATGAAGTCTGACCCGGACCACCTGGCTGAGCTGGTGAAGAAGGTCAACAAGTGGCTGATCCACAGTCGCTGGAAGAAGGTTCAGTGGTGTGCGCTGTCTGTCATCAAAC tGAAGAACAAGATCCTGTACCGCACTGGCGCCTGCATCGTCATGCAGAAGACCGTCCGCATGTGGCTCTGCAGGAAGAAGCACAAACCCCG CATCGACGGCCTGGTGAAGGTTCGGCACCTGAAGACCCGGATGGGTCGCTTCACTGAGGTGGTGTCTGGACTGAAGGAGGGGAAGCAGGAGGTGACCAAACAGATCCAGGAGCTGGAGGCCGCCATCGACGCCCTGGTGGTCAAGATCAAG ACCACCATGATGTCCCGGCtggacatcgaccaggaccacCAGGCCCTGGTGCGGCGCTCGGAGCAGCTGCTGACGGCGCTgcagaacaagaagaaggaggaggaggagcgcgagCGTCTGCGCCGCATCCAGGAGGAGATGGagcgagagaggaagaggagggaggaagaggagcggcttcgcaagcaggaggaggaggagcgaagGCT CAAAGCTGAGATggaagtgaagaggaagcaggaggaggaggagaggaagaggagggaggatgaAGAGCGCAGGATCCAG GCGGagatggagctgcagctgcaggtggagcgggaggaggaggtggcccGGCAGGCGGTTCTAGAGCAGGAGCGGCGCGACCGAGAGCTGGCACTGAGGATCGCGCAGAGCGAAGCTGAGCTCATCCCAGACGAGTCTCCCAGCGACGGCGGCGGCCTACGCAG CAACGGCTCCTCGGTCCCGTCGTCCCCGGAGAAAGCAGC CTTCGCTGGAAGAACCAAGCTGAAGAGTCTGACCAT GGAGGAAATGGCGAAGGAGATGACGGAACTCCTGGCTCG AGGTCCACAGGTTCAAGCCTCCAAAGCTGCCGCTGGCGCCAAGAAGTACGAGCTGAGCAAGTGGAAGTACGCGGAGCTGCGGGACGCCATCAACACATCCTGCG ACATCGAGCTGCTGGCGGCATGTCGGGAGGAGTTCCACCGCCGGCTCAAGGTCTACCATGCCTGGAAGTCCAAGAACAAGAAGAGGAACGCAGAGGCAGATCAGCGCGCACCCAAGTCCATCACTGACTACG CCCAGCAGAACCCGGCGCCGCCCGTGCCGGCGCGCCAGTACGAGGTGGCCATGAACCGACAGCAACGCTACTTCCGCATCCCCTTCATCCGGCCCAGCGACCAGTACAAGGACCAGCAGAACAAGAAGAAAGGCTGGTGGTACGCCCACTTCGACGGGCCGTGGATCGCCCGGCAGATGGAGCTGCACCCAGACAAGCACCCGGTCCTGCTGGTGGCAG GGAAGGATGACATGGAGATGTGCGAGCTGAGCTTGGAGGAGACCGGCCTGTCCCGCAAGAGGGGCGCGGAGATCCTGCCGCGGCAGTTCGAGGAGGTATGGGAGCGCTGCGGCGGGATCCAGTACCTGCGCAGTGCCATCGAAAGCCGGCAGGCTCGGCCCACCTACGCCACCGCCATGTTGCAGGGCATGTTCAAGTGA
- the myo6a gene encoding myosin VIa isoform X3 codes for MEDGKPVWAPHPTDGFQLGTIVDIGADSLTIEPLKQKGKTFLAPINQVFPAEDDVNKHVEDNCSLMYLNEATLLNNVKVRYSKDKIYTFVANILIAVNPYYDIPKLYSPDTIRQYQGRSLGTLPPHVYAIADKAYRDMKVLKMSQSIIVSGESGAGKTENTKFVLRYLTTSYGTGQDIDERIVEANPLLEAFGNAKTVRNNNSSRFGKFVEIHFNEKNAVVGGFVSHYLLEKSRICRQGPEERNYHIFYRLCAGAPEDIRQKFHLSSPDTFRYLNRGCTRFFASKDTDKKILQNQKSPEHLKSGPLKDPLLDDHGDFNRMSVAMKKIGLDDTEKLDLFRVVAGVLHLGNIDFEEAGSTSGGCNIRNHSDQTLEYCAELLGLDEDGLRSSLTSRVMQTTAGGAKATAIKVPLKVEQANNARDALAKAIYSRLFDHVVTRVNQCFPFQSSANFIGVLDIAGFEYFEHNSFEQFCINYCNEKLQQFFNERILKEEQELYQREGLGVNEVHYVDNQDCIDLVEAKLVGILDILDEESRLPQPSDQHFTDTVHSKHKDHFRLTVPRKSKLTVHRNVRDDEGFIIRHFAGAVCYETTQFVEKNNDALHMSLEWLVSESRDKFVQKLFENCNNSRGAKQKAGKLGFISVGNKFKTQLNILLDKLRSTGSSFIRCIKPNLKMVSHQFEGAQILSQLQCSGMVSVLDLMQGGFPSRAPFHELYNMYQKYMPPKLTRLDPRLFCKALFKALGLNENDYKFGLTRVFFRPGKFAEFDQIMKSDPDHLAELVKKVNKWLIHSRWKKVQWCALSVIKLKNKILYRTGACIVMQKTVRMWLCRKKHKPRIDGLVKVRHLKTRMGRFTEVVSGLKEGKQEVTKQIQELEAAIDALVVKIKTTMMSRLDIDQDHQALVRRSEQLLTALQNKKKEEEERERLRRIQEEMERERKRREEEERLRKQEEEERRLKAEMEVKRKQEEEERKRREDEERRIQAEMELQLQVEREEEVARQAVLEQERRDRELALRIAQSEAELIPDESPSDGGGLRSNGSSVPSSPEKAAGPQVQASKAAAGAKKYELSKWKYAELRDAINTSCDIELLAACREEFHRRLKVYHAWKSKNKKRNAEADQRAPKSITDYDIAPPVTKASQQNPAPPVPARQYEVAMNRQQRYFRIPFIRPSDQYKDQQNKKKGWWYAHFDGPWIARQMELHPDKHPVLLVAGKDDMEMCELSLEETGLSRKRGAEILPRQFEEVWERCGGIQYLRSAIESRQARPTYATAMLQGMFK; via the exons ATGGAGGACGGGAAGCCGGTGTGGGCGCCGCACCCGACGGACGGGTTCCAGCTGGGAACCATCGTGGACATCGGCGCGGACAGCCTCACCATCGAGCCTCTGAAGCAGAAGGGAAAG ACCTTCCTGGCTCCCATCAACCAGGTGTTTCCTGCCGAGGACGACGTCAACAAGCATGTGGAGGACAACt GTTCTCTCATGTACCTGAATGAAGCAACACTGCTCAACAATGTTAAGGTTCGATACAGTAAAGACAAGATCTAT ACGTTTGTGGCCAATATCCTCATCGCCGTCAACCCGTACTACGACATCCCCAAACTCTACTCGCCCGACACCATCCGGCAGTACCAGGGCCGCTCGCTGGGCACGCTGCCGCCGCACGTCTATGCCATTG CTGACAAGGCCTACAGGGACATGAAGGTTCTGAAGATGAGTCAGTCCATCATCGTCTCCGGGGAGTCGGGGGCAGGGAAGACGGAAAACACCAAGTTTGTTCTGAG GTACCTGACCACCTCGTACGGGACGGGCCAGGACATCGACGAGCGCATCGTGGAAG CCAACCCTCTGCTGGAAGCTTTCGGGAACGCCAAGACGGTCcggaacaacaacagcagccgcTTTGGCAAGTTTGTGGAGATCCACTTCAACGAGAAG AACGCAGTGGTCGGAGGGTTCGTGTCCCACTACCTGCTGGAGAAGTCCAGAATCTGCCGCCAGGGTCCAGAGGAGAGGAACTACCACATCTTCTACCGTCTGTGTGCCGGAGCTCCTGAAGACATCCGGCAGAAGTTCCACTTGAGCTCCCCGGACACCTTCAGG TACCTGAACCGAGGCTGCACTCGCTTCTTCGCCTCCAAGGACACAGACAAGAAGATCCTGCAGAACCAGAAGAGCCCCGAG CACCTGAAGTCTGGCCCGCTCAAGGACCCGTTGCTGGATGACCACGGCGACTTCAACCGCATGAGTGTGGCCATGAAGAAGATCGGTCTGGACGACACAGAGAAGCTGGACCTGTTCCGGGTGGTGGCTGGAGTCCTGCACCTCGGGAACATCGACTTTGAGGAGGCAGGGAGCACCTCAG GTGGTTGCAACATCCGGAACCACTCGGACCAGACGCTGGAGTACTGTGCCGAACTGCTGGGCCTGGATGAGGACGGCCTGAGGAGTAGTCTGACCAGCCGGGTCATGCAGaccacagcagggggcgccaaagCCACTGCCATCAA GGTGCCACTGAAGGTGGAGCAGGCCAACAACGCCCGGGACGCTCTGGCCAAGGCCATCTACAGCCGCCTCTTTGACCACGTGGTGACCCGGGTCAACCAGTGCTTCCCCTTCCAGTCCTCGGCCAACTTCATCGGAGTCCTGGACATTGCCGGCTTCG agTACTTTGAGCACAACAGCTTCGAGCAGTTCTGCATCAACTACTGTAACGAGAAGCTGCAGCAGTTCTTCAACGAGAGGATCCTCAAGgag GAGCAAGAGCTGTACCAGCGTGAGGGTCTGGGGGTCAACGAGGTCCACTATGTGGACAACCAGGACTGCATCG ACCTGGTGGAAGCCAAGCTGGTGGGCATCCTGGACATCCTGGACGAAGAGAGCCGTCTGCCGCAGCCCAGCGACCAGCACTTCACAGACACCGTCCACAGCAAGCACAAGGACCACTTCCGCCTGACG GTGCCCAGAAAGTCCAAGCTGACCGTCCACAGGAACGTGAGGGACGATGAGGGATTCATCATCCGACACTTCGCTGGAGCCGTCTGCTACGAAACG ACCCAGTTTGTGGAGAAGAACAACGACGCGCTGCACATGTCTCTGGAGTGGCTGGTCAGTGAGTCCCGGGACAAGTTTGTGCAGAAGCTCTTTGAGAACTGCAACAACAGCCGCGGAGCCAAGCAGAAGGCCGGAAAGCTGGGCTTCATCAGCGTCGGCAACAAGTTCAAG ACCCAGCTCAACATTCTGCTGGACAAACTCCGCAGCACT GGCTCCAGCTTCATCCGCTGCATCAAGCCGAACCTGAAGATGGTCAGCCACCAGTTTGAAGGCGCCCAGATTCTGTCCCAGCTTCAGTGTTCGG GCATGGTGTCGGTTCTGGACCTGATGCAGGGCGGCTTCCCATCCCGGGCCCCCTTCCACGAGCTCTACAACATGTACCAGAAATACATGCCGCCAAAACTGACCCGGCTGGACCCGAGGCTCTTCTGCAAG GCTCTCTTCAAAGCGCTGGGACTCAACGAGAACGACTACAAGTTCGGTCTGACCCGGGTCTTCTTCCGGCCCGGAAAG TTCGCTGAGTTCGACCAGATCATGAAGTCTGACCCGGACCACCTGGCTGAGCTGGTGAAGAAGGTCAACAAGTGGCTGATCCACAGTCGCTGGAAGAAGGTTCAGTGGTGTGCGCTGTCTGTCATCAAAC tGAAGAACAAGATCCTGTACCGCACTGGCGCCTGCATCGTCATGCAGAAGACCGTCCGCATGTGGCTCTGCAGGAAGAAGCACAAACCCCG CATCGACGGCCTGGTGAAGGTTCGGCACCTGAAGACCCGGATGGGTCGCTTCACTGAGGTGGTGTCTGGACTGAAGGAGGGGAAGCAGGAGGTGACCAAACAGATCCAGGAGCTGGAGGCCGCCATCGACGCCCTGGTGGTCAAGATCAAG ACCACCATGATGTCCCGGCtggacatcgaccaggaccacCAGGCCCTGGTGCGGCGCTCGGAGCAGCTGCTGACGGCGCTgcagaacaagaagaaggaggaggaggagcgcgagCGTCTGCGCCGCATCCAGGAGGAGATGGagcgagagaggaagaggagggaggaagaggagcggcttcgcaagcaggaggaggaggagcgaagGCT CAAAGCTGAGATggaagtgaagaggaagcaggaggaggaggagaggaagaggagggaggatgaAGAGCGCAGGATCCAG GCGGagatggagctgcagctgcaggtggagcgggaggaggaggtggcccGGCAGGCGGTTCTAGAGCAGGAGCGGCGCGACCGAGAGCTGGCACTGAGGATCGCGCAGAGCGAAGCTGAGCTCATCCCAGACGAGTCTCCCAGCGACGGCGGCGGCCTACGCAG CAACGGCTCCTCGGTCCCGTCGTCCCCGGAGAAAGCAGC AGGTCCACAGGTTCAAGCCTCCAAAGCTGCCGCTGGCGCCAAGAAGTACGAGCTGAGCAAGTGGAAGTACGCGGAGCTGCGGGACGCCATCAACACATCCTGCG ACATCGAGCTGCTGGCGGCATGTCGGGAGGAGTTCCACCGCCGGCTCAAGGTCTACCATGCCTGGAAGTCCAAGAACAAGAAGAGGAACGCAGAGGCAGATCAGCGCGCACCCAAGTCCATCACTGACTACG ATATTGCGCCTCCTGTGACAAAAGCAT CCCAGCAGAACCCGGCGCCGCCCGTGCCGGCGCGCCAGTACGAGGTGGCCATGAACCGACAGCAACGCTACTTCCGCATCCCCTTCATCCGGCCCAGCGACCAGTACAAGGACCAGCAGAACAAGAAGAAAGGCTGGTGGTACGCCCACTTCGACGGGCCGTGGATCGCCCGGCAGATGGAGCTGCACCCAGACAAGCACCCGGTCCTGCTGGTGGCAG GGAAGGATGACATGGAGATGTGCGAGCTGAGCTTGGAGGAGACCGGCCTGTCCCGCAAGAGGGGCGCGGAGATCCTGCCGCGGCAGTTCGAGGAGGTATGGGAGCGCTGCGGCGGGATCCAGTACCTGCGCAGTGCCATCGAAAGCCGGCAGGCTCGGCCCACCTACGCCACCGCCATGTTGCAGGGCATGTTCAAGTGA